One window of Methanospirillum lacunae genomic DNA carries:
- a CDS encoding aminotransferase-like domain-containing protein produces MGDSGSYRFSKRLSHVPASFLGELFRVSSQPGVISLAGGLPDAERFDVEGIKNAAVEIFAQEGKTALQYTTTDGYLPLRTYIAQRYRSRLGLNADPNDIQIVNGSQQCLDLLAKILINPGDHVLMERPGYLGAIEAFSYYEPVIDSVQTLDESAGPDLDVLQKQIVTDNPVLWYGIPNSQNPSGITWSSGVRRDVADILDGSDTLLYEDDAFGELFFNGRPRSPVKKWLSHQTVMTGSFSKTISPGLRCGWIWAPHPVIEEFNRAKQASDLHSNLLSQMILTRYLENNNVDERIRETAKIYGERCYLMQEIIDDQFPPGTHHTSPEGGMFMMVTLPSGIDSMELFRKGVSNGVAVMPGFPFYIDGGGSDTIRLNFSAVGLEQISEGMERLSQVLRTLL; encoded by the coding sequence ATGGGCGACTCTGGATCATATCGCTTCTCCAAGCGTCTCTCCCATGTACCGGCCTCTTTTCTTGGTGAACTGTTTCGGGTTTCATCCCAGCCTGGTGTGATCTCTCTTGCCGGCGGCCTGCCTGATGCAGAACGATTTGATGTTGAAGGCATTAAAAACGCAGCAGTGGAAATATTCGCGCAGGAAGGAAAGACTGCTCTTCAGTATACAACAACAGACGGATATCTTCCACTACGGACCTATATTGCACAAAGGTATCGCTCACGTCTTGGCCTGAATGCAGATCCCAATGATATTCAGATCGTAAACGGTTCACAACAATGTCTCGACCTTCTCGCAAAAATTCTCATTAATCCTGGTGATCATGTTCTCATGGAACGACCCGGATATTTAGGGGCGATTGAGGCCTTTTCTTATTATGAACCAGTAATTGATTCAGTTCAGACTCTTGATGAATCTGCAGGTCCTGACCTTGATGTTTTGCAGAAACAGATAGTAACTGATAATCCAGTACTCTGGTACGGAATTCCGAACTCTCAAAACCCGTCAGGAATAACCTGGTCATCTGGTGTTCGCAGGGATGTCGCTGATATTTTGGATGGTTCAGACACTCTCTTATATGAAGATGATGCCTTTGGTGAACTCTTCTTTAATGGACGACCCAGGAGCCCGGTCAAAAAATGGCTCTCTCACCAGACTGTCATGACCGGTTCATTCTCAAAAACAATATCTCCAGGGCTTCGGTGTGGATGGATATGGGCTCCTCATCCTGTAATTGAAGAATTTAACCGGGCTAAACAGGCTTCAGATTTGCATTCCAACCTGCTTTCGCAGATGATACTGACAAGATATCTGGAGAATAATAATGTAGATGAGCGCATCAGGGAGACAGCCAAAATTTATGGGGAACGTTGTTATCTCATGCAAGAGATCATTGATGATCAGTTTCCGCCCGGCACTCATCATACCAGTCCTGAGGGTGGTATGTTCATGATGGTTACCCTTCCCTCTGGTATTGATTCAATGGAACTCTTTAGGAAGGGGGTCAGTAATGGAGTTGCAGTAATGCCCGGGTTTCCTTTTTACATTGATGGAGGTGGGAGTGATACCATCAGGTTGAATTTCTCGGCAGTAGGTTTAGAACAGATCTCTGAAGGAATGGAGAGGTTATCACAGGTTCTTAGAACCCTGCTATGA
- a CDS encoding tetratricopeptide repeat protein, which produces MQPYSTPKCMQSGMNSEGSSPAKQAYIMGLKKYRDGDLKAACPYFSQAIDGGIDDFDILYYRGMCHLEAGDYQLALIDFEVLVRQQPENPEYLFRRGFVHYKLGMSTEAIRDLALVPEDFDDCSIRWHYLAVLFYKLGDYEAALGAIEKALTKFPTMPKIWFNAGVILAAMNLNDRADLAFVTASKIDSRLTNASRMILE; this is translated from the coding sequence ATGCAGCCGTACAGTACCCCCAAGTGCATGCAGTCAGGAATGAACTCTGAAGGATCTAGTCCGGCAAAGCAGGCCTATATTATGGGCCTAAAAAAGTACCGCGATGGAGATCTGAAAGCGGCCTGCCCATATTTTTCTCAGGCTATTGATGGGGGTATTGATGATTTTGACATTCTTTACTATAGAGGGATGTGTCATCTTGAAGCAGGAGATTATCAGTTAGCTTTAATCGATTTTGAAGTACTGGTCAGGCAACAGCCAGAAAATCCAGAATACCTCTTTCGACGAGGTTTTGTTCACTATAAACTAGGAATGAGTACAGAAGCGATTCGTGATCTGGCTCTGGTCCCTGAGGATTTCGATGATTGTTCTATCAGATGGCATTACCTGGCTGTACTCTTTTATAAACTTGGTGATTATGAGGCAGCACTTGGTGCCATCGAAAAAGCTCTGACTAAATTCCCAACCATGCCCAAGATATGGTTCAATGCAGGAGTAATCCTTGCGGCTATGAACCTTAATGACCGTGCTGATCTTGCATTTGTTACAGCTTCCAAAATAGATAGTCGGCTCACCAATGCATCCCGTATGATTCTGGAGTGA
- a CDS encoding manganese efflux pump MntP, whose translation MDFISLLAIAVGLGMDCFAVSIAAGIAVRESRLSVISRIAILFGLFQTGMTLLGWAGGSFIIAWIEPFDHWIAAILLGIIGGKMIQEGLSDSDEKGIDFYSVSVLLLLAVATSIDALAVGLSLAVLKVQILIPALIIGVCAVVMSGAGFLIGERFGDHIGSKAEIIGGIVLIFIGLKILAEHIIGG comes from the coding sequence GTGGATTTTATCAGTCTACTCGCAATAGCTGTCGGCCTCGGGATGGACTGTTTCGCGGTCTCAATAGCTGCCGGAATAGCAGTTCGTGAGAGTCGATTATCGGTCATATCCAGAATTGCAATTTTATTTGGCCTGTTTCAGACAGGTATGACACTGCTGGGATGGGCAGGAGGTTCATTCATCATCGCATGGATTGAACCTTTTGACCATTGGATCGCTGCAATTCTTCTGGGAATCATCGGGGGAAAAATGATTCAGGAAGGTTTATCCGATTCTGATGAGAAAGGAATCGATTTTTACTCAGTATCAGTTCTACTTCTCCTAGCTGTTGCCACAAGCATTGACGCACTCGCTGTAGGACTCTCCTTGGCAGTATTGAAGGTTCAGATTCTGATCCCTGCTCTTATAATTGGGGTTTGCGCTGTTGTAATGTCTGGGGCCGGGTTTTTAATCGGTGAGCGTTTTGGCGATCATATTGGCTCAAAAGCCGAGATAATTGGTGGGATTGTTCTGATCTTTATAGGTCTGAAGATCCTTGCTGAACATATTATTGGAGGTTAA
- a CDS encoding ABC transporter substrate-binding protein yields the protein MNQSKTDSAIFICSSIWKRILKCRPFLILSPFVILVFFLLMCGCTTSPILSNNPNNTGLTILVDDPHALGMVQNLGREYENKTGVSVSIKQVQSTGDDGASYQKGDLLIAGISRIPFYASEDRLDSLNTFLSTNSTVNWSVMERPSLNMVGEYPEHSGTIYALPFSQDALGIVYRSDLLDDPNESESFCTTYGYPLGVPGRYSELRDIAEFFSRNSTNLSGIGFAGLGGSDPISSPWLSIVTSYGSDIFGASSGKAAGTWNSSKTVMAMTAMRNLSRYEPVGAEKWGDKDVANALNSGTIAVGITWFSQFPDIQTAAEKQNLSFGYIPLPGEITADGSFRAITVRIDGIGLLKGGSQDRAKEFLTWLYSPVVQFSMAKSGHQPALLTVLDSYPYLNMNPFNRALPESMRIGVSAEKGQYANEVRNVTENAVKAIISPEGDVSQDEILKILNTSAALIDSIRQDGVSKP from the coding sequence ATGAATCAATCAAAAACAGACTCTGCAATATTTATATGCTCTTCAATATGGAAACGTATCTTGAAATGCAGACCATTTTTAATTCTCTCACCTTTTGTTATCCTTGTTTTTTTCCTGCTTATGTGCGGATGTACCACATCTCCAATATTATCTAATAATCCTAATAATACTGGTCTCACAATTCTTGTTGATGACCCTCATGCTTTGGGTATGGTACAGAATCTTGGTCGTGAGTATGAGAACAAGACTGGTGTTTCAGTTTCAATAAAACAGGTCCAAAGTACTGGCGATGATGGAGCATCTTATCAAAAAGGTGACCTCCTTATTGCTGGCATAAGTCGCATTCCTTTTTATGCCTCAGAAGACCGATTGGACTCACTTAATACCTTTTTAAGCACCAACTCCACAGTCAATTGGAGTGTAATGGAAAGGCCGTCTCTCAATATGGTAGGTGAATATCCTGAGCATTCAGGCACAATTTATGCCCTTCCATTCAGCCAGGATGCGCTAGGTATTGTGTACAGGTCTGATCTACTGGATGATCCAAATGAGTCTGAATCTTTTTGTACAACCTATGGATACCCTCTCGGAGTACCGGGACGCTATAGTGAACTGAGAGACATCGCAGAATTTTTCTCCCGTAATTCTACAAATCTGTCTGGAATAGGATTTGCAGGTCTTGGTGGATCTGATCCCATTTCTTCTCCTTGGCTTAGTATTGTCACCTCATATGGATCTGATATATTCGGGGCTTCTTCTGGCAAGGCTGCAGGAACATGGAATAGCAGCAAGACTGTGATGGCTATGACTGCTATGCGTAATCTTTCCAGGTATGAACCTGTTGGGGCAGAGAAATGGGGGGACAAAGATGTTGCAAATGCTCTGAATTCAGGAACCATTGCTGTGGGTATCACATGGTTTTCACAGTTCCCTGATATTCAGACAGCTGCTGAAAAGCAAAATCTCTCATTTGGGTACATCCCCCTTCCTGGTGAGATCACTGCAGATGGATCCTTTAGAGCAATAACGGTACGGATTGACGGGATTGGACTTCTCAAAGGTGGATCGCAAGACCGTGCAAAAGAATTTCTGACCTGGCTCTACTCTCCAGTAGTGCAATTTTCTATGGCAAAGTCTGGTCATCAGCCTGCCCTCCTTACTGTGCTTGACTCGTATCCATATCTCAATATGAATCCATTCAACCGTGCATTACCTGAAAGCATGCGGATCGGAGTGAGTGCTGAAAAGGGTCAGTATGCTAATGAGGTCCGAAATGTGACTGAAAATGCTGTAAAGGCTATTATTTCACCCGAAGGAGACGTATCTCAAGACGAAATATTAAAAATTCTGAATACATCTGCAGCTTTGATCGATTCAATCAGACAAGACGGAGTATCCAAACCCTGA